The following are from one region of the Gammaproteobacteria bacterium genome:
- the fliS gene encoding flagellar export chaperone FliS, translated as MQQYSQVGAQTGVAYASPHRLIQMLLDGALDKIALARGHMLRGDIAQKGSHISWAISIVEGLRMSLDRQAGGEVAQNLGALYDYMENRLLEANLKNDPEMLNEVCELLHQIKDAWDAIA; from the coding sequence TTGCAGCAATACAGTCAGGTAGGTGCACAAACAGGCGTTGCCTATGCCAGTCCACATCGCTTGATTCAGATGTTGTTGGATGGTGCTCTGGATAAAATTGCCCTTGCCCGAGGACATATGTTGCGGGGTGATATTGCCCAGAAGGGCAGTCACATCAGTTGGGCGATTTCGATTGTTGAAGGGCTGCGCATGAGTCTCGACCGACAGGCCGGTGGGGAAGTCGCCCAGAACCTGGGCGCTTTGTACGACTATATGGAGAACCGCCTGCTTGAGGCCAATCTCAAAAATGATCCCGAGATGCTCAATGAAGTATGTGAATTGTTGCATCAGATCAAAGACGCCTGGGACGCTATAGCATAA
- the fliD gene encoding flagellar filament capping protein FliD: protein MATISAAGIGSGLDVNGIVTQLMAVERQPLQAMAAQETAYKAKLSAYGSFKSALSSFQDGMRALSSSAKFQVFSATSADTSVYTASSSANSAPGSYSVEVKQLAQAQKIVSKGFTNVTDTVGTGTLTIQFGTFSGGTFTANSDKAAQTITIDSARSSLGGVRDAINAANIGVSASILNDGSGNKLVLTSKDTGAANSIKVTVSDTSDASNTDDAGLSQLAYDPAGTAGNGKNLTQTVAAQNALLKVDGIDNISKSSNTVTDVIQGVTLNLLKQSPTNTPATLTVARDTTAIQSAVEGFVKSYNDINKTIRDLTAYNPATKQGAVLQGDSTTLSVMSQIRRALSAPVAGASGAYTVLSQAGVSFKADGVLALDSAKLQKAMETNFSDIAALFAAQGTPSHSLVSFVSATDKTQPGSYAVSVSQAAAQGYNTGASSAALASTAGSFNTAFTVDANNDTFILKMDGVQSGAITLTQGNYATAAALTAEIQSKINGDAALKAAGVAASVTLDSSSNTLKITSNRYGSASTVELTAVNTNTGTTLGFSVGVGAAGLDVAGTINGFAATGSGRNLTGAAGNAAEGLKLEIIGTATGSRGTISYSQGYAYQLDKLMGKLLDSSGSISSRTDGISSSIKSLDDRRDALNRRLDDIEKRYRDQFTALDSLLGKLRSTSDFLSRQLSATR, encoded by the coding sequence ATGGCAACAATCTCAGCGGCAGGCATCGGTTCCGGACTGGATGTTAATGGGATAGTAACTCAGTTAATGGCGGTGGAGCGTCAGCCTTTGCAGGCTATGGCAGCCCAGGAAACTGCTTACAAGGCTAAGCTCAGTGCCTATGGTTCGTTTAAAAGCGCCTTGTCATCCTTTCAGGATGGGATGCGTGCATTAAGCAGTTCCGCGAAATTTCAGGTATTTTCCGCAACCTCGGCGGATACCAGCGTATATACCGCGTCCTCTTCCGCAAATTCAGCGCCTGGAAGCTATTCCGTCGAAGTGAAACAGTTGGCGCAAGCCCAGAAAATTGTGTCCAAGGGTTTTACCAATGTGACGGACACGGTGGGCACTGGAACGCTGACTATTCAGTTCGGTACGTTTAGCGGTGGTACGTTTACAGCCAATAGCGATAAAGCGGCACAAACCATTACTATCGACAGCGCCCGCAGCAGTCTCGGTGGTGTGCGCGATGCCATTAACGCGGCGAATATCGGCGTAAGTGCTTCCATACTGAATGATGGCAGCGGCAATAAATTGGTGCTTACCTCCAAGGACACGGGGGCTGCAAATAGCATCAAAGTCACGGTGAGCGATACCAGTGATGCCAGCAATACCGATGATGCCGGTTTGTCACAGTTGGCTTATGATCCTGCGGGGACAGCAGGCAACGGGAAGAATTTAACCCAAACCGTGGCTGCACAGAATGCACTTTTGAAAGTGGACGGGATTGACAATATCAGCAAGTCGAGCAATACCGTCACCGATGTTATTCAAGGTGTGACGCTAAATCTTCTCAAGCAAAGTCCCACGAATACGCCCGCCACTCTCACTGTGGCGCGCGATACCACGGCGATCCAGTCCGCGGTGGAAGGTTTTGTCAAGTCATACAACGATATCAATAAAACGATCAGGGACCTCACGGCCTATAATCCCGCCACCAAACAGGGCGCGGTTTTGCAGGGCGACTCCACTACATTGTCGGTAATGTCGCAGATTCGCCGCGCGCTCTCGGCTCCGGTGGCAGGCGCAAGCGGTGCATATACGGTGCTCTCGCAAGCCGGTGTGTCTTTTAAGGCGGATGGTGTGCTCGCGCTTGACTCCGCAAAGCTGCAAAAAGCCATGGAGACTAATTTTAGCGACATTGCCGCGCTTTTTGCCGCGCAAGGCACGCCCAGTCACAGTTTGGTGAGCTTTGTCAGTGCCACTGACAAGACTCAGCCCGGTAGTTATGCCGTGTCGGTTTCTCAAGCTGCGGCACAGGGCTATAACACTGGCGCAAGTAGCGCCGCGTTGGCAAGTACCGCAGGCTCATTCAATACAGCCTTTACCGTAGATGCCAATAACGATACATTCATCCTTAAAATGGATGGCGTTCAATCCGGCGCTATCACCCTTACGCAGGGAAACTACGCTACGGCTGCGGCATTGACGGCGGAGATTCAATCCAAAATCAATGGTGACGCTGCCTTGAAGGCGGCGGGAGTTGCAGCTTCGGTCACGCTGGATAGTTCATCAAACACCCTGAAAATCACTTCTAACCGCTACGGTTCGGCATCCACCGTCGAATTGACGGCGGTGAACACCAATACAGGCACTACCCTGGGATTCAGTGTTGGCGTTGGCGCGGCGGGCCTGGATGTAGCGGGAACTATAAACGGTTTTGCAGCGACTGGCTCCGGGCGCAATCTTACGGGAGCCGCCGGCAATGCCGCCGAAGGGTTGAAGCTGGAAATTATCGGAACCGCTACCGGTAGCCGTGGCACTATCAGTTACTCGCAAGGTTACGCATATCAACTGGATAAACTTATGGGCAAACTTTTAGACAGCTCCGGTTCAATCTCCAGCCGTACAGACGGCATTAGTAGCAGTATCAAGTCTCTTGATGACAGGCGAGATGCCCTGAACCGGCGGCTTGACGATATTGAAAAGCGTTATAGGGATCAGTTCACGGCACTGGATAGCCTGTTGGGGAAGTTACGCAGCACCAGTGATTTTTTGTCTCGTCAGTTGTCGGCGACGAGATAA
- a CDS encoding PilZ domain-containing protein yields MSDTSNHGITGLTYEDALPLRWVAASAAPSDAQQIRIQESNAEVLRTITVLEEHPSEAVLEHDAATQELQRMDFKINLLLDLVGQVLAHHSILPEPLPVSLSAKTIQWDAQVAPDVGSYLNVELFLSRKYPRSIMFYGQVQQVSTVPGGFRMTVALEGMSEVVRDGLEKFIFRHHRRSIAHARRG; encoded by the coding sequence ATGAGCGATACATCAAACCACGGCATTACCGGCCTGACTTATGAGGACGCCCTGCCGTTGCGCTGGGTTGCGGCAAGCGCGGCACCTTCAGATGCTCAGCAGATACGCATCCAGGAATCCAACGCAGAGGTTTTGCGCACAATAACGGTGCTGGAAGAGCATCCGAGTGAGGCCGTCTTAGAGCATGACGCGGCCACTCAAGAGCTACAGCGCATGGATTTCAAGATTAATCTGCTGCTCGATCTGGTGGGTCAGGTGCTTGCGCATCATTCGATTTTGCCTGAACCGCTACCTGTCAGCTTGAGCGCCAAAACCATACAGTGGGATGCACAGGTGGCGCCTGATGTGGGTAGCTATCTTAATGTTGAACTTTTTCTCAGCCGGAAATATCCCCGATCCATTATGTTTTATGGTCAGGTACAGCAGGTGAGCACCGTGCCGGGTGGCTTCAGAATGACGGTGGCGCTTGAGGGGATGAGTGAGGTGGTTCGGGACGGGCTTGAGAAGTTTATTTTCCGGCACCACCGCCGCAGTATCGCCCACGCCCGCCGCGGTTAA
- a CDS encoding ATP-binding protein: MALQGAQQNQDSSQNLAGAFNTFNQLSQQLAASYQILEKRVDQLNAELAAARLEQTSAAAENERLANRLERLLNTLPGGVVVLDGGGCVQECNPAALALLGEPLQGTVWREVIGRAFAPRSDDGHEVSLHDGRRVGISTSSLGDEPGQILLITDLTETRALQENLSRHQRLSAMGEMAASLAHQIRTPLSSALLYTSHFSRSNLDGADIRRFSEKSLASLRLIEKMVNDMLMFVRGGSVCGDDIAPSDLISEFHQVLEPQLHACAGRLEVMDRTSGVMMRGNRESLLGALLNLATNAIQACGTGVELHLIAVSDGDEVVYLQLSDNGPGIAEEIRGRIFEPFFTTKSSGTGLGLAVVRAVVEGHHGEIWLDTQPGSGCTFTLRLPVIKEDRGIT; the protein is encoded by the coding sequence ATGGCTCTACAAGGCGCGCAACAAAATCAGGATTCGTCCCAGAATCTGGCGGGCGCTTTTAATACCTTCAATCAGCTTTCTCAGCAGCTCGCCGCCTCCTATCAGATTCTTGAAAAACGTGTTGATCAGCTCAACGCGGAGCTTGCTGCCGCGCGTCTTGAGCAGACCAGCGCTGCCGCCGAAAATGAACGTCTGGCAAATCGTCTGGAGCGCTTGCTGAATACCTTGCCCGGTGGGGTAGTGGTGCTGGATGGCGGCGGATGCGTTCAGGAATGTAACCCCGCCGCGCTGGCGTTGCTGGGGGAACCCCTGCAAGGCACAGTGTGGCGCGAAGTGATCGGGCGTGCCTTCGCGCCTCGTTCCGATGATGGCCATGAAGTGTCGTTGCACGATGGCCGGCGCGTTGGCATCTCCACCAGCTCGCTGGGTGACGAACCCGGCCAGATTCTGCTCATTACCGATCTCACCGAAACCCGTGCCTTGCAGGAAAATCTCAGCCGTCACCAGCGTCTGTCTGCGATGGGCGAGATGGCAGCCTCCCTGGCACATCAGATCCGCACACCTTTATCTTCCGCACTGCTTTATACCTCCCACTTCTCACGATCCAATCTCGATGGCGCCGATATCCGCCGTTTTTCAGAAAAAAGTCTCGCCAGCCTGCGCCTCATCGAAAAGATGGTGAATGACATGCTGATGTTTGTGCGCGGTGGAAGCGTGTGCGGGGATGATATTGCACCGTCAGATTTGATAAGCGAATTCCACCAGGTGCTGGAGCCTCAGTTGCATGCCTGCGCGGGACGCCTGGAAGTGATGGACAGGACATCCGGTGTGATGATGCGCGGCAATCGTGAATCATTGCTGGGTGCGCTATTGAATCTTGCTACTAACGCCATACAGGCTTGCGGTACAGGTGTCGAATTGCATCTGATAGCGGTGAGTGATGGCGATGAGGTGGTGTATTTGCAGTTGAGCGACAACGGGCCTGGCATTGCCGAGGAAATCCGGGGTCGAATTTTTGAACCTTTTTTCACTACCAAGTCTTCCGGTACGGGACTGGGGTTGGCGGTGGTACGAGCAGTAGTGGAAGGTCACCACGGTGAGATCTGGCTGGACACACAGCCTGGATCAGGTTGCACATTTACGTTGCGGCTACCTGTCATAAAAGAAGATCGAGGTATCACATGA
- the flgK gene encoding flagellar hook-associated protein FlgK: MPVGDSLAIGISGLLTAQRSLSTVSQNISNVNTEGYSRQRVDVVTSTPQFSGDGYVGTGVAVGGVRRLYDDFLTAQVQTNTASYSQTENYYTLTNRVDNLLADPQAGLTPGLQSFFNAVQGVANDPSSGAARQVLLSESGSLVDRFHYMDQRLGELRNGANAEVQNRVTEINGLAQSLASVNHDISVAPGRASGNLPNDLLDKRDALIAQLSERVAVTTVPQDDGSLNVFIGNGQALVAGFRAQSLSVMSNQFDATRLEVGYQMGTDTINISNQLSGGKLGGVLDFRNRVLDVAQNTLGRVAIGLADNFNDQHKLGQDLNGALGSDFFKAPNLQVQARSLNTGTSAVTATLADANGLTTSDYRLTYTGSNNYTLTRLSDNQTSAINTGGSYPYASAAIDGFSLNITAGAAVNDSFLIQPTRQGAQTIGMVINDAKSIAAAAPIRTSAALANTSAATISPGVASAQDPDLRNTVSITFTSPGLFNVVDATNGTLATNVPYVSGQAISYNGWTAMISGSAAAGDVFSVGANTGGVSDNRNALLLGQLQKQQSLGGGTATYQDAYGELVANIGTQAHQADITRNAQDVLRKQSIEARDAVSGVNLDEEAANMVRLQQAYQAAAQVISTTDNLFQTLMGAIRR; this comes from the coding sequence ATGCCCGTCGGTGACTCACTTGCCATAGGTATTTCCGGACTGCTGACAGCGCAGCGCTCACTGTCAACAGTGAGCCAGAACATCAGCAACGTCAACACTGAAGGCTATAGCCGTCAGCGTGTGGATGTCGTTACCAGTACGCCGCAATTTTCCGGCGATGGCTACGTGGGCACGGGTGTGGCAGTCGGTGGCGTGCGGCGCCTGTACGATGACTTCCTCACTGCCCAGGTGCAAACGAACACGGCTTCCTATAGCCAGACGGAAAATTATTACACACTCACCAATCGCGTCGACAACTTGCTGGCTGATCCTCAGGCAGGCCTCACGCCCGGCCTGCAAAGTTTTTTCAACGCCGTCCAGGGCGTCGCAAACGACCCAAGTTCAGGCGCGGCGAGGCAGGTGCTGCTGTCCGAGTCTGGCTCATTGGTTGATCGGTTTCATTACATGGACCAACGCCTTGGCGAATTGCGTAATGGTGCAAATGCCGAGGTGCAAAATCGTGTTACCGAAATTAACGGCCTTGCCCAGTCGCTTGCCAGTGTAAACCACGATATTTCCGTCGCCCCTGGCAGAGCATCGGGAAACCTGCCGAACGACCTTCTTGATAAGCGTGATGCGTTGATTGCGCAATTGTCGGAACGTGTCGCCGTCACCACCGTGCCGCAAGACGATGGCTCTCTTAATGTCTTTATCGGCAATGGGCAGGCGCTGGTTGCTGGGTTTCGTGCGCAATCCCTGAGTGTGATGAGCAACCAGTTCGATGCGACGCGACTGGAAGTCGGTTACCAAATGGGCACGGATACAATCAATATTTCGAATCAATTGAGCGGCGGAAAGTTGGGCGGCGTGCTGGATTTCCGCAACCGCGTGCTGGATGTGGCGCAAAATACCCTGGGCCGCGTAGCGATTGGTCTGGCAGACAACTTTAATGACCAGCATAAGCTCGGCCAGGATTTGAACGGCGCGCTGGGCAGTGATTTTTTTAAGGCGCCCAATCTCCAGGTTCAGGCAAGATCGCTCAATACCGGCACCAGCGCGGTGACGGCCACGCTGGCGGATGCCAACGGGTTGACCACCAGCGATTACCGCTTGACTTATACAGGCAGCAACAACTACACGCTCACCCGACTTTCCGATAATCAAACATCCGCCATAAATACCGGTGGTAGCTATCCCTATGCCAGCGCGGCGATTGACGGGTTTTCGCTGAACATCACCGCAGGTGCGGCGGTCAACGACAGTTTTTTGATCCAACCCACGCGCCAGGGCGCGCAGACCATCGGCATGGTGATCAACGACGCCAAAAGCATCGCCGCCGCCGCGCCGATACGCACATCCGCCGCTCTGGCGAATACCAGTGCCGCCACCATCAGCCCTGGTGTGGCGAGTGCGCAAGATCCTGATCTGCGCAACACAGTAAGCATCACATTTACCTCACCCGGACTCTTTAATGTCGTTGACGCAACCAACGGTACGCTTGCGACGAATGTTCCCTATGTCTCCGGTCAGGCCATCAGCTACAACGGCTGGACGGCAATGATCAGTGGTTCTGCCGCAGCAGGTGATGTATTTTCTGTCGGCGCAAATACCGGTGGCGTGAGTGACAACCGTAACGCGTTGCTGCTGGGCCAATTGCAGAAACAACAAAGTCTGGGAGGCGGCACAGCCACATATCAGGACGCCTATGGTGAACTGGTAGCCAATATTGGAACACAAGCCCATCAAGCGGATATTACCCGCAATGCGCAAGATGTATTGCGCAAGCAGTCGATAGAGGCGCGCGATGCCGTATCAGGCGTCAATCTTGACGAAGAGGCCGCCAACATGGTGCGCCTGCAGCAGGCTTATCAGGCTGCCGCGCAGGTGATTTCAACGACGGACAATCTCTTCCAAACCCTTATGGGCGCAATCAGGAGATAA
- a CDS encoding flagellar protein FlaG, with the protein MVSNISTQVPAPSFISRLPVASNVSKTDAVNITGAVQITRQDDKTVHEPEKSVDNTDDLNKAVSHLNDYIQSFRRDLHFSIDDGSGQVVVKVVDTQTKEVIRQIPSEDALAMARGLEKSNGMLLRAQA; encoded by the coding sequence ATGGTATCTAATATTTCTACACAAGTCCCGGCACCTTCTTTTATTTCCAGATTACCAGTTGCATCGAATGTTTCGAAAACGGATGCAGTCAACATCACTGGGGCTGTACAAATTACCAGGCAAGACGATAAAACAGTCCATGAGCCGGAAAAAAGCGTGGATAATACCGATGATCTAAACAAGGCCGTCAGCCATTTGAATGATTATATTCAAAGTTTTCGGCGCGATTTGCACTTCAGTATCGATGATGGAAGCGGCCAGGTTGTTGTTAAAGTGGTAGACACACAAACCAAAGAGGTGATTCGTCAAATCCCCTCCGAAGACGCATTGGCCATGGCGCGCGGATTGGAAAAATCCAATGGCATGTTGTTGCGCGCGCAGGCATGA
- a CDS encoding flagellar protein FliT, protein MAAQDIFQLDSRSHVEQLDVILELSRNMVLMAQIKDWETLASLEESRSHKLAAFFSQPVQAGEVAAVEAVIADILAIDKQIIALSEVAYQEAADGIRQLNYAHRAALAYEQGE, encoded by the coding sequence TTGGCGGCACAAGATATCTTTCAGTTGGACTCCCGCTCTCATGTCGAGCAACTTGATGTTATTCTTGAGTTAAGCCGTAACATGGTGCTCATGGCTCAGATCAAGGATTGGGAAACCCTCGCGTCACTGGAGGAAAGCCGGAGTCACAAGCTGGCCGCTTTTTTTTCTCAACCGGTTCAAGCTGGGGAAGTAGCGGCAGTTGAGGCCGTGATCGCGGATATTCTGGCAATAGACAAACAGATTATTGCCTTGAGCGAAGTGGCGTACCAGGAGGCTGCCGACGGGATACGGCAGCTTAATTATGCCCACCGCGCGGCGCTCGCCTATGAGCAGGGTGAGTGA
- a CDS encoding sigma-54 dependent transcriptional regulator: MSSSGVLIIDADEQRRLNLKAILEFMEYGPVHLAGGEAWKEGLPPADAILAILLGNCGSEETLIKVFHAIKAWDSQIPVLLMSDAREEAPPPEEIKTGVFGYVDTPPKQRQLTALLQQAQASRESPRQKPVDRSLELFRSLVGNSPMIRQVRKLIEQVASSDATVLILGESGTGKEVVARNLHYYSTRRNKPFVPINCGAIPAELLESELFGHEKGAFTGAISARQGRFEMAEGGTLFLDEIGDMSLHMQVKLLRVLQERTFERVGSNKTISANVRIIAATHRNLEEAIKEGKFREDLYYRLNVFPIEMPPLRERLEDTPLLINELITRLEHENRGSVRLTPAAVIALCHYRWPGNVRELANFIERLVIMHPHGVVDVQDFPEKFRGAGAGATLPPNVVLPEETPSRTFDVPPRLPREGLDLKEHLNTLEYDLIRQALDDAGGVVAHAAERLKLRRTTLVEKLRKYGLHRGDDAP; encoded by the coding sequence ATGTCGTCATCCGGTGTGTTGATTATTGATGCGGATGAGCAAAGGCGTCTGAATCTCAAGGCCATACTTGAGTTTATGGAATATGGGCCGGTGCATTTAGCGGGCGGCGAGGCCTGGAAAGAAGGGCTTCCGCCGGCCGATGCCATTCTTGCGATTTTGCTTGGCAACTGTGGTTCTGAAGAAACATTAATAAAAGTGTTCCATGCTATTAAGGCGTGGGATTCCCAAATCCCTGTCCTGCTAATGAGCGATGCCAGGGAAGAGGCGCCACCCCCTGAAGAGATCAAGACGGGCGTATTTGGCTATGTCGATACGCCGCCGAAGCAGCGGCAATTGACGGCACTGCTGCAACAGGCGCAGGCATCTCGCGAATCCCCTCGGCAAAAACCTGTGGATCGCTCGCTGGAATTGTTCCGCAGCCTGGTGGGCAACAGCCCAATGATTCGCCAGGTTCGAAAATTGATTGAGCAAGTGGCCAGTTCTGACGCCACTGTATTGATATTGGGTGAGTCAGGCACGGGTAAAGAAGTGGTGGCGCGTAATCTGCATTATTACTCTACCCGTCGCAACAAGCCTTTCGTCCCCATCAATTGCGGGGCAATCCCTGCCGAACTGCTGGAAAGCGAGCTGTTTGGTCATGAGAAGGGCGCATTTACCGGGGCCATCAGCGCCCGGCAGGGGCGTTTTGAAATGGCCGAAGGCGGCACGCTGTTTCTCGACGAGATTGGCGACATGAGCCTGCACATGCAGGTCAAACTGTTGCGCGTGCTTCAGGAACGTACCTTTGAGAGGGTTGGCAGCAACAAAACCATCTCCGCCAATGTGCGGATCATTGCCGCCACGCACCGCAACCTCGAAGAGGCGATCAAGGAGGGCAAGTTCCGCGAAGATCTGTATTACCGCCTTAATGTCTTTCCTATAGAAATGCCCCCGCTGCGCGAGCGTCTTGAGGATACTCCGCTGCTAATCAATGAGTTGATTACCCGTCTTGAACACGAAAACCGCGGTTCGGTTCGGCTTACGCCGGCGGCGGTGATCGCATTGTGCCATTACCGCTGGCCGGGTAACGTGCGCGAGCTTGCCAACTTCATAGAGCGCCTGGTGATAATGCACCCGCACGGTGTCGTGGATGTGCAGGATTTTCCGGAAAAATTCCGGGGGGCGGGTGCAGGCGCCACGCTCCCGCCTAATGTCGTTTTGCCGGAGGAAACACCTTCGCGCACCTTTGACGTGCCGCCGCGCCTTCCGCGCGAAGGCCTGGATCTCAAGGAACATCTCAACACCCTGGAATACGATCTGATCCGCCAGGCGCTGGACGATGCGGGCGGGGTGGTGGCTCACGCCGCCGAGCGGCTCAAACTGCGTCGCACCACCCTGGTTGAAAAGCTGCGCAAATATGGTTTGCATCGCGGTGATGATGCGCCGTGA
- the flgL gene encoding flagellar hook-associated protein FlgL encodes MRISTNQMQQQGVNSMLEQQALLAKTQLQVSTGKRILTPADDPAAAAQVLNLMQEKEVTGQYQSNADAARGRLSLEEQALTGAGDVMQRLKELAIQANNSTLNNANRASIAAEARLRLDELLSLANTRDANNEYLFSGYQGTTQPFNRNAAGGFDYNGDEGQRYLQIGPTRQVAVGDSGTDVFRAIRNGNGIFSAQESPANIGSGVIDPGTVSGTFVPDSYTISFVQVLPTDPVTYTVTGAVSGAVAAGTYAAGSSIAFGGAKVQVKGSPANGDSFTVAPSANQDIFTTVQDFVQALETPVTNPASQAHFNNAMSRVLGDLDNGLTNILDVRAKIGARMNAIDAQKGINDGFTLQVQQTLSNLQDLDYAEAVSRLNLQMTGLQAAQQSFIKIQGLSLFNFLR; translated from the coding sequence ATGCGTATCTCCACCAATCAAATGCAGCAGCAAGGCGTAAATTCCATGCTGGAGCAGCAGGCCCTGCTCGCCAAAACGCAATTACAAGTTTCCACCGGCAAGCGCATCCTCACCCCGGCGGATGATCCCGCCGCTGCGGCACAAGTGTTGAACTTGATGCAGGAAAAGGAAGTCACCGGACAGTATCAGTCAAATGCCGACGCGGCACGTGGGCGGCTCTCGCTGGAAGAACAGGCTTTGACGGGTGCGGGTGATGTAATGCAGCGGCTGAAGGAGTTGGCGATTCAGGCCAACAACAGCACCCTTAATAATGCAAATCGCGCCAGTATAGCGGCAGAAGCGCGGCTTAGGCTGGATGAGTTACTGAGCCTGGCCAACACCAGGGATGCTAATAACGAATATCTGTTCTCGGGCTACCAGGGAACCACCCAACCTTTCAATCGCAACGCCGCAGGCGGCTTCGACTATAACGGTGACGAGGGGCAGCGCTATTTACAGATAGGGCCGACACGCCAGGTAGCGGTTGGCGATTCAGGCACCGATGTTTTCCGCGCCATCCGCAATGGCAATGGTATTTTTAGCGCGCAGGAAAGCCCGGCCAACATCGGCAGCGGCGTGATCGACCCCGGCACAGTCAGCGGTACCTTTGTGCCGGATAGTTATACCATTTCCTTTGTGCAGGTGTTGCCTACCGATCCTGTGACCTACACCGTCACGGGTGCCGTGAGTGGCGCAGTGGCCGCGGGCACCTATGCCGCGGGCAGCAGTATCGCGTTTGGCGGTGCTAAAGTTCAAGTGAAGGGCTCCCCTGCCAACGGCGATAGCTTCACGGTGGCCCCCAGTGCCAATCAGGATATCTTTACCACCGTGCAAGATTTTGTACAGGCATTGGAGACACCCGTCACCAATCCAGCATCTCAGGCGCATTTTAATAATGCCATGAGCCGTGTTTTAGGTGATCTGGATAATGGCCTGACGAATATTCTCGACGTGCGTGCCAAGATAGGGGCGCGGATGAATGCGATTGATGCCCAGAAAGGTATCAATGATGGTTTTACACTCCAGGTGCAGCAAACCCTGTCCAATCTCCAGGATCTTGACTACGCCGAAGCCGTTAGCCGTCTCAACTTGCAAATGACAGGACTACAGGCGGCGCAACAGTCGTTTATCAAAATACAGGGATTGTCGCTGTTTAATTTCTTGCGGTAA
- a CDS encoding flagellin FliC, whose protein sequence is MALSINTNVASLNAQRNLATSQGDLATSLQRLSSGLRVNSAKDDAAGLAIAERMNSQVKGMNVAIRNANDAISLSQTAEGALGKVGDSLQRMRELAVQSANATNSASDRTNLQAEYSQLSSEVTRVLTGTKFNGTDLLSTAATLTFQVGANNVATDQIDVATTNVSTGAGVAAAVAANISTSQATAQAAVDSLDTAIGEITTARSTFGAAQNRFDSVIGNLRVASENQAASRGRIMDADFATETSTMTRNQILQQAGTAMLAQANALPNSVLSLLR, encoded by the coding sequence ATGGCTCTTAGCATTAATACCAATGTTGCATCACTGAACGCCCAACGTAACCTCGCAACATCACAGGGAGACCTGGCAACATCGCTGCAGCGCCTGTCTTCCGGTTTGCGTGTCAACAGCGCCAAGGATGACGCCGCAGGCCTTGCCATTGCAGAGCGTATGAATTCACAGGTCAAGGGCATGAACGTCGCCATACGCAACGCCAACGATGCCATCTCCCTGTCTCAGACCGCTGAGGGTGCATTGGGTAAGGTCGGTGACTCCCTACAGCGCATGCGTGAACTGGCAGTGCAATCCGCCAACGCAACAAACTCGGCAAGTGATCGTACCAATCTGCAGGCGGAATATTCGCAATTGAGCTCTGAAGTAACTCGCGTTCTAACCGGCACCAAGTTTAACGGTACCGATCTGCTGAGTACAGCTGCAACCTTGACCTTCCAGGTAGGAGCGAACAATGTCGCCACTGACCAGATAGATGTGGCAACAACAAATGTTTCTACAGGCGCGGGTGTTGCGGCTGCGGTCGCTGCAAATATCAGTACCTCGCAGGCAACTGCTCAAGCTGCCGTCGATAGCCTGGATACCGCCATTGGAGAGATCACCACTGCCCGTTCAACGTTCGGTGCTGCACAGAATCGCTTTGATTCCGTGATTGGTAATTTGCGCGTAGCCTCTGAAAATCAGGCCGCTTCGCGTGGCCGTATCATGGATGCCGACTTTGCCACGGAAACTTCCACCATGACGCGCAACCAGATTCTGCAGCAGGCCGGAACAGCGATGTTGGCCCAGGCCAATGCGCTGCCCAACAGTGTGCTGTCATTGTTGCGCTAA